In one Mustela lutreola isolate mMusLut2 chromosome 8, mMusLut2.pri, whole genome shotgun sequence genomic region, the following are encoded:
- the RLIG1 gene encoding RNA ligase 1, translated as MRRLGSVQRKMPCVFVTEVKEEPSTKREHQSFKVLATETLSHKALDADIYNAIPTEKVDGTCCYITTYKGQPYLWARLDRKPNKLAEKRFKNFLHSKQNSKEFFWNVEEDFKPVPECWIPAKEIEQLNGNPMPDENGHIPGWVPVEKNNKQYCWHSSVVNYEFEVALVLKHHPDDPGLLEISAVPLSDLLEQTLELIGTNINGNPYGLGSKKHPLHLLIPHGAFQIRNLPSLKHNDLLSWFEGCREGKIEGIVWHCNDGCLIKVHRHHLGLCWPIPETYMNSKPVIINMNLNKYDHGFDTKCLFSLFSKIDNQKFGRLKDIILDIN; from the exons ATGAGGCGCCTAGGTTCGGTGCAGCGGAAAATGCCGTGTGTGTTTGTGACGGAGGTGAAAGAGGAGCCCTCCACCAAAAGGGAGCATCAG tcatttaaagTTTTGGCAACTGAAACTCTAAGTCACAAGGCATTAGATGCAGATATATACAATGCAATTCCAACAGAAAAAGTGGATGGAACATGTTGTTATATTACTACTTACAAAG gtCAGCCATACCTTTGGGCTCGGCTAGATAGAAAACCTAACAAATTAGCtgagaagagatttaaaaattttctacattcaaaacaaaactcaaaag aatttttttggaATGTTGAGGAGGACTTCAAACCTGTTCCAGAGTGCTGGATACCAGCgaaagaaatagaacaattaAACGGGAATCCGATGCCTGATGAAAATGGACACATTCCTG GTTGGGTACCAGTGGAGAAAAACAACAAGCAGTATTGCTGGCATTCCTCTGTAGTTAATTATGAATTCGAAGTTGCCCTGGTACTGAAGCATCATCCTGATGATCCTGGGCTTCTGGAAATTAGTGCAGTGCCACTCTCAGATCTCCTGGAACAAACACTAGAGCTTATAGGAACAAATATTAATGGAAACCCGTATG ggTTAGGAAGCAAGAAGCATCCATTACATCTTCTTATACCACATGGGGCATTTCAGATCAGAAATCTACCTTCCTTGAAGCACAATGACCTATTATCCTGGTTTGAAGGTTGCAGAGAGGGTAAAATTGAAGGAATAGTGTGGCATTGCAACGATGGCTGTTTAATCAAG gtTCACCGCCATCATCTTGGTTTATGCTGGCCAATTCCAGAGACTTACATGAATTCAAAACCAGTTATTATCAACATGAACCTGAACAAGTATGACCATGGCTTTGATACCAAGTGTTTGTTTagtcttttttcaaaaatagataATCAGAAATTTGGTAGACTGAAAGATATAATACTTGATATAAACTAG